A single genomic interval of Dehalococcoidales bacterium harbors:
- a CDS encoding elongation factor Ts — protein sequence MNIPTAKIRELREQSGAGVISCRNALIEACGDMEKAQQILKEKGILKAQDKSERSTTCGVIETYVHTGGRIGAMIEVNCETDFVARTAEFKELAHNLVMQVAAMPPKFISDDEIKDEADVEPQADCLLLQPFIRDPGRTIRDIIVETIAKLGENIKVARFARFELGR from the coding sequence TTGAATATTCCAACGGCTAAAATACGGGAGCTCAGGGAGCAATCAGGGGCTGGAGTGATATCCTGTCGCAATGCCCTTATTGAAGCTTGCGGTGATATGGAGAAGGCACAACAGATATTGAAGGAGAAGGGTATTCTCAAGGCCCAGGATAAGTCGGAGCGATCTACTACCTGTGGTGTGATTGAGACCTATGTCCATACCGGCGGGCGTATCGGCGCTATGATCGAGGTCAATTGTGAGACCGACTTCGTTGCCCGTACCGCTGAATTTAAGGAGCTGGCGCATAATCTGGTAATGCAGGTAGCGGCCATGCCTCCTAAATTTATTTCGGATGACGAGATTAAAGATGAAGCTGACGTCGAACCTCAGGCGGATTGCTTATTGTTACAGCCTTTCATTAGAGACCCCGGCAGAACTATCCGGGACATTATCGTTGAGACTATCGCCAAGTTAGGTGAGAATATCAAGGTAGCCAGATTCGCCCGATTTGAATTAGGTAGATAG